A single genomic interval of halophilic archaeon DL31 harbors:
- a CDS encoding DNA-directed RNA polymerase (TIGRFAM: DNA-directed RNA polymerase~KEGG: hla:Hlac_2396 DNA-directed RNA polymerase subunit E'~PFAM: RNA polymerase Rpb7, N-terminal; Ribosomal protein S1, RNA binding domain) has protein sequence MYKRVRLKDTVEVPPRNLADVTEERVQALLQDKLEGRMDEDVGSVVSVVKIHDIGDGAVLPNRPGVYYEADFDAITYDPDMQEVVDGTVVEVVEFGAFVGIGPIDGLLHVSQISDEYLAYDGENQQLSSSESSDTLGVDDAVRVRIVTKSIDERNPRDSKIGLTAKQPGLGKHEWLANEYEARHEDEAPAGGD, from the coding sequence ATGTACAAACGGGTACGACTCAAGGACACGGTCGAGGTGCCGCCGCGGAACCTGGCCGACGTGACGGAAGAGCGGGTGCAAGCCTTGCTCCAGGACAAGCTCGAAGGACGGATGGACGAGGACGTTGGGAGCGTCGTCAGTGTCGTCAAAATCCACGACATCGGCGACGGCGCAGTGCTGCCCAACCGCCCCGGCGTCTACTACGAGGCGGATTTCGACGCCATCACCTACGACCCAGATATGCAGGAGGTCGTCGACGGCACGGTCGTCGAAGTGGTGGAGTTCGGTGCCTTCGTTGGGATCGGCCCCATCGACGGCCTGCTTCACGTCTCCCAGATTTCGGACGAGTATCTCGCCTACGACGGCGAGAACCAACAGCTCTCCTCATCGGAGTCCAGCGACACGCTGGGGGTCGACGACGCGGTGCGGGTCCGCATCGTCACCAAGAGCATCGACGAACGCAACCCACGAGACTCCAAGATCGGTCTCACGGCCAAACAGCCCGGGCTGGGCAAACACGAGTGGCTAGCCAACGAGTACGAGGCCCGCCACGAGGACGAGGCCCCCGCGGGGGGTGACTGA
- a CDS encoding putative RNA-binding protein (KEGG: hvo:HVO_1900 putative RNA-binding protein), which produces MTTTAVLDTNALMMPVELDVRVFDELDRLLGAYESVTPRAVLLELEKLQAGNGAEATAASVGRDLADRCTVVETEEPYADDAVAEVAEATDGAVYVVTNDKPLRDRLLTAGVDVIGLRGRNTLAITNH; this is translated from the coding sequence ATGACGACGACGGCGGTGCTTGACACCAACGCGCTGATGATGCCGGTCGAACTCGACGTGCGCGTGTTCGACGAACTCGACCGACTGCTCGGCGCGTACGAGTCAGTCACACCGCGTGCGGTCCTGCTGGAGTTGGAGAAACTCCAGGCGGGCAACGGGGCCGAAGCCACCGCTGCCTCGGTGGGTCGGGACCTGGCGGACCGCTGCACCGTCGTCGAGACCGAGGAACCGTACGCTGACGACGCCGTGGCTGAAGTCGCGGAAGCGACAGACGGTGCGGTCTACGTCGTCACGAACGACAAACCACTGCGTGACCGCCTGCTCACCGCGGGCGTGGACGTAATCGGTTTAAGGGGGCGGAACACACTGGCGATAACTAACCACTAA
- a CDS encoding Translation initiation factor 2 subunit gamma (TIGRFAM: translation initiation factor 2 subunit gamma~HAMAP: Translation initiation factor 2 subunit gamma~KEGG: hmu:Hmuk_0730 translation initiation factor IF-2 subunit gamma~PFAM: Protein synthesis factor, GTP-binding; Translation elongation factor EFTu/EF1A, domain 2; Initiation factor eIF2 gamma, C-terminal), with translation MVSENPTQPEVNIGLVGHVDHGKTTLVQALSGSWTDKHSEEMKRGISIRLGYADTTLRRCPDEEAPECYTVKETCDEHDVDTEPVRTVSFVDAPGHETLMATMLSGAAIMDGAVLVVSATEDVPQAQTEEHLMALDIIGIENVVIAQNKVDLVDKERAMDNYEQIQEFVKGTVAEDALVVPISAQQEVNIDLLIDALETEIPTPDRDPDDDSRMFVARSFDINRPGTTADSLLGGVVGGSLVQGTLSTDDELEIRPGREVDEGGQSEWQPMETTVRSIQAGGHPVEDASPGGLLGVGTGLDPSYTKGDALAGQVAGEPGTLPPTLEGFEMDVELLDRVVGEGEEVEEISTGEPLMLTVGTATTVGAVTSARSGECEVSLKRPVCADPGAKIAINRRVGARWRLIGIGTLKE, from the coding sequence ATGGTGAGCGAGAACCCAACACAACCAGAGGTGAACATCGGACTGGTCGGTCACGTAGACCACGGCAAGACCACACTCGTGCAGGCGCTGAGTGGTTCGTGGACCGACAAGCACAGCGAGGAGATGAAGCGCGGAATCTCCATCAGACTGGGCTATGCCGACACGACGCTGCGGCGCTGCCCCGACGAGGAGGCGCCGGAGTGTTACACGGTGAAGGAAACGTGCGATGAACACGACGTCGATACCGAGCCCGTGCGCACGGTGTCGTTCGTCGACGCGCCGGGCCACGAGACGCTGATGGCGACGATGCTCTCGGGTGCGGCGATCATGGACGGCGCGGTGCTGGTCGTGAGCGCCACCGAGGACGTGCCCCAGGCACAGACCGAGGAGCATCTGATGGCGCTCGACATCATCGGCATCGAGAACGTTGTCATCGCCCAGAACAAGGTCGACTTGGTCGACAAGGAGCGGGCGATGGACAACTACGAGCAGATTCAGGAGTTCGTCAAGGGCACCGTCGCGGAGGACGCGCTGGTGGTCCCCATCAGCGCCCAGCAGGAGGTCAACATCGACCTGCTCATCGACGCGCTGGAGACCGAAATCCCGACGCCGGACCGGGACCCGGACGACGACTCCCGGATGTTCGTGGCACGCAGCTTCGACATCAACAGGCCGGGGACGACCGCCGACTCGCTGCTCGGCGGCGTCGTCGGTGGCTCCCTCGTGCAGGGGACACTCTCCACGGACGATGAACTCGAAATCCGCCCCGGCCGCGAGGTCGACGAGGGTGGCCAGAGCGAGTGGCAGCCGATGGAGACGACCGTTCGCTCCATCCAAGCCGGTGGCCACCCCGTGGAGGATGCCTCCCCGGGTGGGCTGCTCGGTGTCGGGACGGGGCTCGACCCCTCATACACCAAAGGTGACGCGCTCGCTGGCCAGGTAGCCGGCGAGCCCGGCACCCTGCCGCCGACGCTCGAAGGGTTCGAGATGGACGTCGAGCTCCTCGACCGCGTCGTCGGCGAAGGCGAGGAGGTCGAGGAGATTTCGACGGGCGAGCCGCTCATGCTCACCGTCGGCACCGCAACCACCGTCGGCGCCGTGACGAGCGCGCGATCCGGCGAGTGTGAGGTGTCGCTCAAGCGGCCCGTCTGTGCGGACCCCGGCGCAAAGATCGCCATCAACCGCCGCGTCGGTGCGCGGTGGCGGCTCATCGGGATTGGGACGCTGAAGGAGTAA
- a CDS encoding NHL repeat containing protein (PFAM: NHL repeat~KEGG: hvo:HVO_0336 hypothetical protein): MTTDDPPRGRLGQIFDHRVRAAAAAVLLAALLTAVPVATAVGGAGGAAGAEMQSPATGATNPCVGTITEQPSATTLLSIQGARGGEKTDALLLGVAPNGSVVGVHNDTDAGRWWLYDVDPMPNGDLLVATTEPGITVVERVDPATGEHESVRRLENVEDGHDVDALGDGEYVTVDKGDGRNRVVVYNESREEMVWEWRFEQHTDRFPHDGGGPHEKDWTHVNDVDEIREGVFMVSVRNFDQVVAIERESKEILWTLGEDDNYDVLNEQHNPDYIEGENGTATVLVADSINDRVVEYARIDGEWEQTWVLEGGGLNEPRDADRLPNGNTLVTDRRGHRVLEVTPRGKVVWEFYTPWQPYDAERVGTGPSSEGPSMRELRADGTYQMRGSAAYDTARIETCYDYLTGWDNGSRLVPEDELWGPTGASEPGDANGTDSSGDDADDPILTTVPQNDRTAIGASSAFLTASVVAIVAALLAAVAFRRRDGSL; encoded by the coding sequence ATGACGACGGACGACCCACCTCGAGGGAGACTGGGACAAATCTTCGACCATCGCGTGCGGGCAGCAGCCGCGGCAGTACTGCTCGCTGCGCTGCTCACAGCGGTGCCCGTCGCCACCGCAGTTGGGGGCGCAGGCGGCGCGGCTGGGGCCGAAATGCAGTCACCAGCGACGGGCGCAACCAACCCCTGTGTCGGCACCATCACCGAACAGCCGTCCGCGACGACGCTGCTCTCCATTCAGGGGGCACGCGGCGGCGAGAAGACGGACGCGCTGCTGCTCGGGGTTGCTCCCAACGGCTCGGTTGTCGGTGTCCACAACGACACGGACGCAGGGCGCTGGTGGCTCTACGACGTCGACCCGATGCCGAACGGTGACCTGCTCGTGGCGACGACTGAGCCCGGAATTACCGTCGTCGAGCGCGTCGACCCCGCGACCGGCGAACACGAGTCAGTCCGGCGGCTGGAGAACGTCGAGGACGGCCACGACGTGGACGCACTCGGTGACGGCGAGTACGTCACCGTCGACAAAGGCGACGGCCGCAACCGCGTCGTCGTCTACAACGAGAGCCGCGAAGAGATGGTCTGGGAGTGGCGCTTCGAGCAGCACACCGACCGCTTCCCGCACGACGGCGGCGGCCCCCACGAGAAGGACTGGACCCACGTGAACGACGTGGACGAGATTCGCGAGGGGGTGTTCATGGTCTCGGTTCGGAACTTCGACCAGGTCGTCGCCATCGAGCGAGAGTCAAAAGAGATCCTCTGGACACTCGGCGAGGACGACAACTACGACGTGCTGAACGAGCAGCACAACCCCGACTACATCGAGGGCGAGAACGGCACTGCCACCGTGCTCGTCGCCGACAGCATCAACGACCGAGTCGTGGAGTACGCCCGCATTGACGGCGAATGGGAGCAGACGTGGGTGCTGGAGGGCGGCGGTCTGAACGAACCTCGGGATGCCGACCGCCTTCCCAACGGCAACACGCTCGTAACCGACCGGCGTGGCCACCGGGTGCTGGAGGTCACGCCCCGAGGCAAGGTTGTCTGGGAGTTCTACACGCCGTGGCAGCCCTACGACGCCGAACGAGTCGGCACCGGTCCCAGCTCTGAAGGGCCGTCGATGCGGGAACTCCGTGCGGACGGAACGTACCAGATGCGCGGGAGTGCGGCGTACGACACTGCACGAATCGAGACGTGTTACGACTACCTGACTGGGTGGGACAACGGGAGTCGACTCGTCCCTGAGGACGAACTGTGGGGTCCCACAGGCGCAAGCGAACCCGGGGACGCAAATGGGACGGACAGTTCCGGAGACGATGCTGACGACCCCATCCTGACGACGGTGCCGCAGAACGACCGCACGGCCATCGGAGCCTCGTCGGCATTCCTCACCGCCTCAGTGGTGGCCATCGTCGCAGCCTTGCTCGCTGCTGTGGCGTTCCGGCGTCGGGATGGCTCGCTGTAG
- a CDS encoding hypothetical protein (KEGG: hvo:HVO_1903 hypothetical protein) — protein MEFAFELALCAALERETDWVLGRQLGAAVERPGSRVMDVVGVVPSDGLEERAAITSSQIPGLAIEAGVGVGEAVPVGDAFDCSPDHAESVVDWAVDAGFLERERRGGRTYVRQTVRYPNWVGELVGIENKPDLGTPGDLEHQLRFDAALGLFDEVWLATESYVTGAHLNRLPDAVGVWRFDPETGERETIREASPLAVDEPGVELLAEAPLQTDVALVSPAEKGQRRRRIAERAWGKGWRTYELPSCARCSATKDGRPYCGFYDDVVDPASDCGTDCPGYAPGDAPDVGAEALRDERTPWVRDPVGVARRQSGLDRFS, from the coding sequence GTGGAGTTCGCCTTCGAACTCGCGCTCTGTGCTGCACTCGAGCGCGAGACAGACTGGGTGCTCGGCCGCCAGCTCGGCGCCGCCGTCGAGCGCCCGGGATCACGGGTCATGGACGTGGTGGGCGTCGTGCCCAGCGATGGCCTCGAGGAGCGCGCAGCCATCACAAGCAGCCAAATCCCCGGGCTCGCCATCGAGGCAGGTGTGGGTGTCGGCGAGGCGGTCCCCGTCGGCGACGCTTTCGACTGTAGCCCGGACCACGCCGAGAGCGTCGTGGACTGGGCGGTCGACGCCGGGTTCCTGGAGCGCGAGCGCCGCGGCGGCCGCACCTACGTCCGCCAAACGGTGCGCTACCCCAACTGGGTCGGGGAACTGGTCGGCATCGAGAACAAACCGGATTTGGGCACCCCCGGCGACCTCGAACACCAACTCCGGTTCGACGCTGCGCTCGGCCTGTTTGACGAGGTGTGGCTCGCCACCGAGAGTTACGTCACGGGCGCACATCTAAACCGTCTCCCCGACGCCGTCGGTGTCTGGCGGTTCGACCCCGAGACGGGTGAACGCGAGACCATCCGGGAGGCGTCGCCGCTGGCCGTGGACGAACCGGGTGTCGAACTGCTGGCAGAGGCGCCGCTCCAGACTGATGTCGCGCTCGTCTCGCCCGCCGAGAAAGGCCAACGGCGCCGCCGTATTGCTGAACGGGCGTGGGGGAAAGGCTGGCGGACGTACGAGCTCCCGAGCTGTGCCCGCTGTTCTGCGACAAAAGACGGCCGCCCTTACTGTGGCTTCTACGACGACGTAGTCGACCCCGCCAGCGACTGTGGGACTGACTGTCCTGGGTATGCACCGGGTGATGCTCCTGACGTGGGCGCCGAGGCGCTCCGCGACGAGCGCACGCCGTGGGTCCGCGACCCTGTGGGGGTCGCACGCAGGCAGTCCGGGTTGGACCGCTTCAGCTGA